The Silene latifolia isolate original U9 population chromosome Y, ASM4854445v1, whole genome shotgun sequence sequence aacaaaggactaaagataataaatgacccaaatatgcactaaaaagcatgggaacaaggctaattcggggactaaatatgctctaattatggtcacatcaaggaCATTTAAAAGTTTTTCCTTTTGAGATGTCATTAGGGTTGCATTGATGATAACGGGGAAGGAGTTTGCCTCATCAAGGTAGGCATactcaagggggggggggggggggtaaaagGTTTAATATTTACCTTTGGAGGGTTCTTACCCTCATCTTCATCAAGAATTGGTGGTAAAGCTTCATAATCTTCCTCCAAATGCTCCCCCGGGCATTTATCCTTTGCATCTTTAATTGCTTCTTCTAACATGTCTATGGAATAGACACTCTCAAACATTCGTTGTGATATTGCTCCGGTCAAAGAGAATTCAACCACATTTCCCCTCACCTTGAAAGTGAGCTTCCTTTCCTTGACACTTATGTTGACATCTCCGATTGCCAAGAAGGGTCTCCCAAGGATAATAGGAATTTGTTGGTCTTCCGGAATGTTTAGAACCACAAAGTCCGCCGGAATATAGAAATTGCACACTTTAACCGGAACATCTTCAATAACACCCATTGGTCTTTGTACCAATCTATCGGCTAGTTGCACGGTCATAGAAGTAGGAATCATGTCATGTAAACCAACTTTTCTTACAATAGGGAGCGGAAGTATGCTAGCACTAGCACCAAGATCACAAAGTGCCTTCTTGATACTCACATTATCCACCATGCATGGAATataaaaactacccggatcttgtAGTTTTTCTAGCATGGGATTGAGTAAGACCGCGCTACATTGGCCTCTAAGGGCCACTAGACCATCTCCTCCAATACTCCACTTCTTTGTCAACACATCCTTAAAGAATTTGGTGTAGAGTGGCATTTGTGTCACTACCTCGGTGAAAGGTAAAGAAACTTCAAGTTTCTTCAAATATCCAAGAATTTGGAGAATTTCCTCTCCTCATCCATTACTCTACTCCTATTAGGGAATGGTATTGGAGGGTTGTTGGTCTTTTCGGAGGTTGAGGCTTGCGTGGTGTCAACTACTTCATTTGATTCTTTTGCTTTCCCTTGGTCTCTTTCAACCACTATTTCCTCCAACACAAAGTTCTCGTCATCTTCAAGGTATTTACTCACCTTCCCCCTCTTGGTGTTGTCAACTCTACTTGTGGGTGAGGGAGGTGGACTCTCCTCACCATCTTTCATcacatctctctttctctttgGTTCATAATCCTTGTAAGGATCCTCTAAATATTTCCCGCTCTTCAAGCTTACCACATGAacttgttggtgtggtggtggccCATCCCTAGGATGAGAACCTTGAGGAGGCAATGAATGTGGAGCTCTTTGTGAGGAAGAGGGGCTTTGGTTGGCCATATATGAGTCAAATGTCCTTTTATGTGCTTGGACTTTTGAGAGCTCGGTCTTCAAGGTTTTGAATTGTTGGTCAACTTAAGCCTCTCTTCTCTCGGCCTTTGCATCCATTTCCCTTAACAATTTCTCAAGAGAGGAGTTGGGGCTTTGTGGTTCAATGTATTGTTGTTGGTTTTGTGGAGATAGGTAagagttttgttgttgttgatacccttgttgttggttgaaaggTTGTTGAAATGGTGGATTTTGTTGTTGGTGGTACCCTTGTTGTTGGTATCCTTGTTGTTGGTATGGAGGGTTTTGTTGTTGGTTGCGGTAATTGTCTCTTTGATGAGGTGGGATGTAATTGGTGTTGTCATGTTGTATTTTACCCCGATAGTTGGAACCttggccttggttttgattgtattgTCTAGAATGATCGGGCTTTGGTGGAGGCATGTATTGTGGTTGTTGATACTTGGGGTCCAATGGTTGCCCCGCATAAGAAAGTTTGGGATCTTGGTTAGGGAAGGCACGGTAGAAGGTCTCATGGCGTTGGTAAGAGACCCTCGGTGCACCTTGTCCTTGAAGAGCAAAACATTCTTGGTGGTCATCTTGTGGAATATATGAGCAATACTCAATTGTATGCCCCACACCGCCACAATAGTCACAATTCATTTGGGGTGGATAGTGTCTAGGAGGGGACCTAGGTTCTTGGACATAGTAGACCTTGGAATGACTATGTCCGCCCTCTTGGACTTGCTTTAATTCCCCTTGCTTCTTTTCCATCTTGAACTCCTCAAACTTCTTGGTCAAGTCATCCAACTTAGCCTTGTACTCAACTTCTATCCTAGAAGGCCCCTCACTCGTGTACTCCATATCTCTTGCATAGCTACCCTCCATCTCGGAAATGTTTTAGATCATTTCCGTGAGTTGAGCATTGTTCATGTTGTCAAAATTGCCACCGGATGCCGCCACGATCATGTCCCGGAACCTTTGCTCAAGAGTTTGGAAAAAGTTTGGGTGGTCATCCATTTTGGGATACCATGGTGTGGGCAATATGTGAGAAGATCCTTAAAGCGTTCCCAAGCTTCACTTAGAGTTTTCATGGGTCTTTGTTTGAAGGTTTGAATCTCATGGCTAATTCTTGCGGTTTTAGATTTTGGGTAGAACTTGTTGATGAAAGCTTTGGATAAAGCCTCCCAAGTGATAAATGTACTCGGCTCATGAGAATTCAACCATTTCTTAGCATTGTCTTTCAAGGTGATAAGAAAGAGCATTAGGAGTATTTGCTCTTCGGGTACACCATTGTGCTTGATAGAACCCGCTTTCTCTTTGAATGTTGTGAGATGTTGATAGGCATCCTCACTTTTCATCCCATGGAACACAtcttgttgtatgtaatttatcACATGGTGTCGAAGCTCAAAAGTGTTGGGAGCAAGGGCTCCATAGTCAATTGCCAAACAAGCCCGGTTGGGATCCGGCCTATTGTAGTATCCCATAGGTTGATCCGCCATATTGTCGTTTACTAGGTTGTTTCGTGGAGACTCGGTATCATTGGTATGGGTGGAGTGTTGTGAATGAGTTGGTGAATTTTGAGATGAGTTGATTGGAGAATTGTGTGGTGGAGAGTTGTGTGGAATGTGAAGAGGTGATAGGGTAGAGGAAGAGGGTGGTGTATTTAGATGCTCAATTGTGAAAGTTTGAGTGTTTGGTGGGTTAGCAAAAGGTGGAGATCCTCGTATTGCCGATAGAGCTAgtcttcttcttgcccgaaatATTTTCTCGATCACACGATCAAGTGGGAGAAGAGGTCCGATACAACACCTATTCATGCACTCAACAAAAGATCAAATAGTCCTAATGAAAAGATTTCACTAGGACAAAAGGagaaaacaaacaacaaataaaaGAACTAAGCCTCGATGAAAACAAATAATCCTATCCAATATCGCCGTCCCCAGCAACGGTGCCAAAAACTTGTTATGCTTTTTATTTGTAATAGCTCCACAAGTGTACGAATGAATGATGTTGCTTGCAAAGGTCGAACCCAAGGGACGGAATTATGGCTCTAAGATTGTTTGTTTAAGCTACTAGTTTAGTTCGATAATAGGAAGTAGGTTGATTTAAACTAACTAAGAAACTAGACTAAAACAATAGAAAGACGACTAAAAGCTTAAGATGGTAAATACGATGGTTAAGAGAACTAGGATATCGGGTTCACTCATATAGGGAAGGGAGGACAAGAACATATAAGGGTAAAACCAAGAGCATATGCAAGAGGAAGACTCGATCTTTCGATGTGAGACTAACCCCTAATATAAGATTGATTAAGCTCTCACCTAATTAACCCAACCTTGATTTTAATATGTGTTTCCTAATTACTAGTCAAGCTCTCACCCAACAAGTTGAAAGATAGATTGAATGCTCAAATTCTCACTTAAACATTCtcacaaacaccttgtgtgcatgatAAAATCAACAAGCATAAACTCAATAGTTTCATTCTTCCTATGCCTTAATCCTCCCCTACAATTCTACAAGAGATCCCTCTCCATCCTAGTAAGGCACTACTCACACATACTTGTAATAACTAACacaaaagatggaaactttggcaTGAAACAAGTAGAGAAAATCATGTTTATAAGATAAACTAATCAAGCAACTTGAAATATAAACAATTgaagatgaacaataataagaGAAGAATTATACCATGTGGAagacaaagttgcaatcttggattaaataaaagaataatcttcaccaatcttcaatttacaacccaatactaaatgtaaacaattgagaacAACTAAGTCTAAGCTAATTTATCAAGTAATTAAggcttgattaaggaaagattaaagcttgcTTAAGAGAGTTTGCATAAAATTAGGgaaataatttcagatctagggttgtgtgtacaaatgaTTAAGGGATGCGGTATTTATAGTTTACACCGAAATTAGGTTGGAAATTACAAGCCAAGTCAAAATGCGGAAGGggagtcccagccggtggaccggccgtcGGTGGTCTGCCCGGTTGAGAGTTCTTTGTAAGAATTAAGGGGAAATCAGGTCAGCATGTGTGCTTGGCCGGTGGACTGGCTGCCGACAGGctgcccggctgggagttctctgtaaCCTTTGgctcttttcttccttcttcttgtaCTCCCAGCCGGCTGACCGACTGTCGGTGGCCTGCCCAGCTGGGAGTTTGCTGTAACATTTCCACCTTTTTTCTTGGCTAAGTGTAAGGGGGGAGTCCCAGCCGGCTGACttgctgccggcctaccggctgggaacCTCTTCTCAGCTTTCCATCCTCTTCTCTTCATGCTTAGCTTCTCGGACAGCCTCCCTTGCTCCGATTCCTCTATTTCCGCCCCAAATCCTGTAAGACAGACGTGATATCGTAGGCTAGGGAATCGGGGTACAAAATGCAAGGTATGATACACAAAACCGACTCAAACGGAGTCGAAATACATGAAAATAAGGCGGGGAAATGGtctaaataaatcatatatcactGAGTGAGGTATATGTGATATGACTAGAGGATTGTTTCATGTGAAATGCATTTATTTGTGTGAGCGTTGCGTGTTTGAATATGATGAGTTTTAAAGCTATAAT is a genomic window containing:
- the LOC141631728 gene encoding uncharacterized protein LOC141631728, producing MPLYTKFFKDVLTKKWSIGGDGLVALRGQCSAVLLNPMLEKLQDPGSFYIPCMVDNVSIKKALCDLGASASILPLPIVRKVGLHDMIPTSMTVQLADRLVQRPMGVIEDVPVKVCNFYIPADFVVLNIPEDQQIPIILGRPFLAIGDVNISVKERKLTFKVRGNVVEFSLTGAISQRMFESVYSIDMLEEAIKDAKDKCPGEHLEEDYEALPPILDEDEGKNPPKSFCRLKQALISPPIVQPPNWDLPFELMCDASDFSLGAVLGQRQDKKLHVIAYISKTLDNTQCNYTTTEKEMLAVVYAFEKFRPYLLCSKVIVYTDHTAIKQLTVKKDAKPRLIC